A segment of the Anopheles cruzii chromosome 2, idAnoCruzAS_RS32_06, whole genome shotgun sequence genome:
TTCTGTCTCATCACCAAACAACTCTTTTGGCGCGTAACTAAAGCATGAGGGCGTACAGGAGGATAATTATTCTCTTATGCTACGGATCTACTAGCGGATTGCGCTTCGTGCATGCCCCACCACCTATCCACCGGCAGGCCgtttattaaatgtttatgCTCTTGATGACGTAATGCACGATAAACGCAAATACTACGAAGCCGACCAGCACGATGAGGTTGGTGTAGAGCGAGTGCCAAATATTGCTATCGTCCACACCGGAGCGTCCAGCCACAAAAAGGCCACCATCGGGCGTTTCACCATTGGCACTTGTTTCACCGTTTGCCATACCGTTGGCACCACTTTCGACAGAACTGGCCGCTAGCTTTCGCTGTTCCTCAAGCTGCTGCAATCGTTCGGTAATCTCTTCGCACACCTCCGGAAACAGTTCCTGGAAAATTTCGTCCTTCATGTTGAATGTTAGCGACTGTTGCGCGTAGCGCCGTTTTTCGTACGTGGTCGTTTCGCACGACcccatcgtcggcgtcgtctCGAGCATGAAGCTCAACAGTCCGGtcaaaatggtggccacggACCAAGCCGGGTTCCACGTGTCGGGATGGAAGTCCGATATGCTGAGGCAAAGCCGCTTGTTCGTCTTGAAGCGACCGTTCGGTGTGGTCATATAGATTGACGGGGGCTTAAAGGGGAACTCTTTCGTAAACAGCAGCGTCCCGTGATAGTAACCACCGTAGTATGGTGAATCTTCCGGTCCCTTGATCACATAGTGCCACTCGAGGATGTTCGAGGGCAGTGGTTCCGCTGTGATATACGGTACTGTGGAAGGTAAACCAGTTAGTTGGTTTGCTTACTCGGTGGGTCTCAAACCAAACCGCCACTTACCGGGATCCCTCTTTAAACGCATATAATCCTGCTTCAGGCGACAGGTGGCCGTGGGTTTCGTGTTCGTCATTGTAGCACAGCGGCCTTCGTATCACTACAGCTGGTATCACAGGGAGATTTGTGCACACTGGTAAAACAGTGTAGCAAAGTGATTTGACACTGATATTTAACTCCACCAACCCAATGGTTCCATGGAAGAAAGCAAacccgaaaatggaaaaccagTCCTCGTTCCAACCTGATGAAGATCGGCGACAGTGAAGGCAACCGTGTGACAACTTCACAACCACTACCACGATCGCCTACTGCGATTTCGCGCTTCTATGAGCTCCTGGAACCACGGTAAAGTGCAAGCAAGGGACCGTTGGACATCGAATTTCACTTTTCCTTTGCTAAGATGTTGGCGCTGCTTGAATTTGGCCGAAGGTGTCTTGGTGGCAGTAGAAACGTCGTGCCTCGGATTGTAGGGTAT
Coding sequences within it:
- the LOC128268693 gene encoding ubiquitin-conjugating enzyme E2 J2; its protein translation is MTNTKPTATCRLKQDYMRLKRDPVPYITAEPLPSNILEWHYVIKGPEDSPYYGGYYHGTLLFTKEFPFKPPSIYMTTPNGRFKTNKRLCLSISDFHPDTWNPAWSVATILTGLLSFMLETTPTMGSCETTTYEKRRYAQQSLTFNMKDEIFQELFPEVCEEITERLQQLEEQRKLAASSVESGANGMANGETSANGETPDGGLFVAGRSGVDDSNIWHSLYTNLIVLVGFVVFAFIVHYVIKSINI